In Actinopolyspora saharensis, the genomic window ACGTCGACCCAGCCGCCCTGCGGACCGGCCGTGTAGCTCCATTCCGAGGCCGAACCGCCCCCGAGCCCGAACCGTCCGGGACCGCGCTTTCCCGCACCGCGCGCCGAAGAGCTCGTCACCCCGTAACTGTTGGCCATGGCCTCGGATCCGGTGCGCGCGACCTCGCCGGCCGCGAGCACGAGTCGCGCCACCCCGAACGAAGGCGAATGTCGAGTTCGGACCTGCACTACCCCTCCAGGCAGGGCGACGACGCCCCGCGGACACGCTCGTCCCGACGGAGGGAAGTCTGGCACGCACGCAGCTCGTCCACCGAACGGGTGAGGCAGGCAGTGCGCTCCGCGGGGCGCTCCGCGGGCGCGGCTCGCAGCGGTGACCCGCGCGAACGGCCGAAGGCACCCGTGCCGACGCCGGACTGCTCCGCCCAAGCGCACCCGGCAGAACCCCACCATTGGAACGTTTCGCGCGAAACCGTCACTCCGGAAAAACTCCAGAATGAGCGTTTCGCGCGAAACCGCGCACCGAAGGCCTCGGGGAGGCAGCCCTCGCCGAGCGAACCACGCCAGAAACCCGAGAGGAACTTCCAGCGGAAAGCTCAGTCCGACACAGGCGCTCACGAGCCCGAGCAGTCGGCACCGCCGCGGATTCCCAGTCAAGTGCCCGGCGGAGAAAGCCGCGACGTGGCGCAGCCCGCTAGCCGATGTCGGGCCTGGCCGCACCGAGAACCCGCGAGAGGTTCCGCCGCCCACACCGCCACGCGAAAAGACCCGTCGCCCCGAGGCGGTGCACCATGTCCGACCATCAGGGGCGTGGCTCACACAACCGATCCCTCGGCACTGCTGTCGGTGGACGAGTACCGCAGGCGCGTAGCGGAACTGCTCGTCCCGACTCCGACGGTGAACCTGCCACTGGACGAATGCCTGGGACTGGCGCTGGCCGAAGGTCTGACGGCGCCGATCTCCCTGCCGCCCTTCGACAACTCGGCCATGGACGGTTACGCCGTCCGCTCGGCCGATCTCGCGGAAGCGGCCCCGGACAGACCCGTGACTCTTCCCGTGACCGCCGACATCCCCGCGGGCCGGGTGCACGTCGACGAGCTCGCCGCGGGGACGGCTCATCGGATAATGACGGGCGCGCAGCTGCCTCCCGGCGCCGACGCGACGGTCCCGGTGGAGCGCACCGACGGGGGCACGGAGCGGGTGAGGATCCACGCCACCGTTGCCGCCGGAGCCAACGTCCGCGGCAGCGGTGAGGACGTGACCGCGGGGCAGACCGTCCTCGACGCCGGGTGCACGCTCGGGGCCGCCCAACTGGGCATGGCCTCGGCCGTGGGAAGCGCCGAGCTCCCGGTCCACCGCCCTCCTCGGGTGCTCGTGCTCTCGACCGGTTCGGAGCTGGTGCGTCCGGGAACACCGCTGCGCGACGGTGAGATCTACGAGTCCAACGGAACGATGCTCGCGGCGGCGGTGCGCCAGTGCGGCGGCACGGCCGAGCTGCTGCACTTCGTGCCCGACGACGTCGCGGCCTTCCACTCCGCGCTGGAGCCTTACCTGGAAGAGACCGATCTGATCCTCACCTCCGGCGGGGTGAGCGCCGGTGCCTACGAGGTGGTCAAGGACGCGCTGGAGGGCGACGAGGTCCGCTTCGAGAAGGTCGCCGTGCAGCCGGGCATGCCGCAGGGGGCGGGCCACTACACCGCGGGAGGGCGACGTGTCCCCGTGATCACGCTTCCGGGCAACCCAGTCAGCTCGATCGTGTCCTTCGAGGTGTTCGTGCGCCCCGCCCTGCGCCGGGCGGGCGGGCACAGCACAGTGGAACGCCCGCGCAGAAGAGCGACGCTGTCCGAGACCCTGCGCTCCTCGCCGAGCAAGCGCCAGTACCGGCGCGGGCTCTTCGACCCGGAGTCCGACACGGTCACGGCGCAGGGAGGACCGGGCTCGCACCTGCTCTCCGGCATGGCCGCCGCCAACTGCCTCATCCAGCTTCCGGAGGAGAGCTCCGAGGCCCCGGAGGGGATCACAGTGGACGTATGGCTCCTCGACGGCTGAGCGTTCTCCACCGCAGTCGTCGGGAGAGTCCGGGTGGTGCCCGCAGGTTCCGAGGGCGCCGCAAGAGCACCACCGGCCGGTCCCCCGAGCTCTCCGGCGGGGTTCCGGACCGAAGACCTGGGGTGACACTTCTCCTTCCCGGGTTCCCTACCGCCGAACCCTCGGGGATGACTAGCCTGTGAGCTTGCGCGGTTCGGGTTGCGTGGCTGGTTGCTGCAGGTACTGGAAAGCCGCTGAGCCGCTTCCCGACGAGCGCCCCCGGCCGAGCGGGGAGTCACCCGATCCGCGCAGGCACCAAGCCAGCGTTCACGGACCATCGTCAGTCGGGAGTTGTCACTGTGCGTGGCCCATGGCGTGCCGCTCTGACATCGGCACTGCACATCGGTTTCTTCGCCGTACCGGCAGTGCTGGTTCTCGGGCTGTTCGGAATCGCCGCCTACGCGGCCCGCTACGACTTCGGCAACGGAGCGCGCGCCGCGCTGGCCGGACTCGTGGTCGCGGTCTGCGTCCTCGTGATGTTGCGCGGTCTGCTCGGAGTCGACGACAGACCGCGCGGAGTCCTCGTCAGCGGTGACGCCCAGCCCCAGTTGTGGCGCACCGTCCGCAAGGTCGCCAAAACCGCCGAGGCGCCCGAACCGGACGAACTGCGCATCACCTGCGACACCGGAGTGCGGCTGCGGGAGCGGACCAGACTGCTCGGCCTGCTGCGCGGCACCCGGTGCCTGGAGATCGGCCTCCCGCTGCTGGCCGGCCTCACGGTCACCGAGTTGTCGGTCGTGCTGACCCAGGAGCTGAGCAAGGGCGGCGGCAGCTTCCCCGAGACGCTCGCCTGCCGCGTCCGCGACACCGTCCTGGACACCGAGCGGAAGCTGACCGCGGGCCCCACCAAGTGGCTGTTCTCCGGCCACGCCCGGCTCTGCGCGGCGCTGACGACCCCGCTGGTGCGCACTCGGATCCTGCGCGGGGACGCGATAGCGACCCGTCTCGCGGGCAAGCGCACCACGATGGCGACCCTGCGCAAGCACGTGGGGCTGCAGCTGGGGTGGCGGGATTACACGAAGGAATACCTGAGCATGGCCGCCCGGATGGAGCACACCCCGGACGTGCTGCTCGGTTTCCGCTCGTTCCTCGACAACCAGCACCGCAAGAAGGACCTGGCCGAACGGGCGAAGGAGACCATCGCCGCCGAGCGGGCCGACGACCCCTCCCGCCCCACTGCTTCCCAACGCCTCGAAGCCCTCAAGCGGGCTTCCGCGAGCGAACCCGACGAAACGGACGACCGTCCCGCCGTCGCCCTGGTTCGCAACCCGCGCAAGAGCATCCCGTCCATCGAGGACCGCCTGCTGGTGGACGGTCTGGGCACGCGGGTTCCGTGGCCGGAGCTGGCGCGCATGGCCGCCGATCACGACGTCGCCGTGCAGGCGGGCAGGCTCAGCTCAGCCGTCGTCCAGAGCGGGGTGGAGGCCGAACCGAACCTGGCCGG contains:
- the glp gene encoding gephyrin-like molybdotransferase Glp; the encoded protein is MAHTTDPSALLSVDEYRRRVAELLVPTPTVNLPLDECLGLALAEGLTAPISLPPFDNSAMDGYAVRSADLAEAAPDRPVTLPVTADIPAGRVHVDELAAGTAHRIMTGAQLPPGADATVPVERTDGGTERVRIHATVAAGANVRGSGEDVTAGQTVLDAGCTLGAAQLGMASAVGSAELPVHRPPRVLVLSTGSELVRPGTPLRDGEIYESNGTMLAAAVRQCGGTAELLHFVPDDVAAFHSALEPYLEETDLILTSGGVSAGAYEVVKDALEGDEVRFEKVAVQPGMPQGAGHYTAGGRRVPVITLPGNPVSSIVSFEVFVRPALRRAGGHSTVERPRRRATLSETLRSSPSKRQYRRGLFDPESDTVTAQGGPGSHLLSGMAAANCLIQLPEESSEAPEGITVDVWLLDG
- a CDS encoding M48 family metallopeptidase, whose amino-acid sequence is MRGPWRAALTSALHIGFFAVPAVLVLGLFGIAAYAARYDFGNGARAALAGLVVAVCVLVMLRGLLGVDDRPRGVLVSGDAQPQLWRTVRKVAKTAEAPEPDELRITCDTGVRLRERTRLLGLLRGTRCLEIGLPLLAGLTVTELSVVLTQELSKGGGSFPETLACRVRDTVLDTERKLTAGPTKWLFSGHARLCAALTTPLVRTRILRGDAIATRLAGKRTTMATLRKHVGLQLGWRDYTKEYLSMAARMEHTPDVLLGFRSFLDNQHRKKDLAERAKETIAAERADDPSRPTASQRLEALKRASASEPDETDDRPAVALVRNPRKSIPSIEDRLLVDGLGTRVPWPELARMAADHDVAVQAGRLSSAVVQSGVEAEPNLAGVLAAMHRGEMNELINPALNPGLSPELVDEAVVDTTTELLGATVVDALVQAGHAKHELDWSGPPKLQLADGRALDPDKLVRPAVADPRLVPGLHRHLLHLGVALDHERPPSEEPSPKLSGLVSPVLVAKSPHDLFVTDRGVLLLPNRTGTLRRLLAGAFARLRRTEHERLERLAETPVAELRELEGSQWVDSRDVATAELHRDVKSWELTMELYLDDYAVSELSESLTEPAAEDSAGEEELARLRISSVTDSFERGTPYSGVGDLLGARLSTDQPSHSDE